The Ananas comosus cultivar F153 linkage group 7, ASM154086v1, whole genome shotgun sequence genome has a window encoding:
- the LOC109712453 gene encoding probable acyl-activating enzyme 1, peroxisomal, with amino-acid sequence MEGTVRCSANYAPLTPISFLERAAVVYGDGAAVAHGGSRRTWRETRDRCLRLASALARLGIDRRDVVAVLAPNIPAMYELHFGVPMAGAVLCTLNTRHDSAMLSVLLKHSEAKVLFVDSELLENAHGALKLLSQANVSPPSLVIINDFGKASAADHMEYETLLRTASPHFEIKWPIDECDPISLNYTSGTTSRPKGVIYSHRGAYLNAIATILLNDITTMPVYLWTVPMFHCNGWCLPWGIAVQGGTNICTRNVSAKVIFDNIAEHKVTHMGGAPTILNMIINAPAAHRKPLPGIVAVMTGGAPPPPHVLFKMEELGFRVTHSYGLTETYGPATVCTWKPKWDLLPGEERAKIKARQGLHHLGIEEIDIKDPTTMKSVPFDGKTMGEVMFRGNTVMSGYYKDENATREALAGGWYRSGDLAVRHSDGYIQLKDRSKDIIISGGENISTIEVESVLFNHPAVLDTAVVGRPDEYWGETPCAFVTLKDGSHATAEEIIRFCREKLPHFMAPRTVVFDDLPKTSTGKTQKFILREKAKAMGSLSRPRGSKL; translated from the exons ATGGAGGGTACGGTGCGGTGCTCCGCCAACTACGCTCCGCTCACCCCCATCAGCTTCTTGGAGCGCGCCGCGGTCGTCTACGGCGACGGCGCCGCGGTCGCCCATGGCGGAAGCCGCCGCACGTGGCGGGAGACGCGCGACCGGTGCCTCAGGCTCGCCTCGGCCCTCGCACGCTTGGGGATCGATCGCCGCGACGTC GTTGCTGTACTTGCGCCGAACATTCCAGCAATGTACGAACTACATTTTGGTGTTCCAATGGCCGGTGCTGTTCTCTGTACACTTAACACACGCCATGATTCAGCTATGCTATCAGTCCTTCTAAAGCACTCTGAGGCCAAAGTTCTCTTTGTCGACTCTGAGTTGCTCGAAAATGCCCATGGAGCTCTGAAGCTTCTCTCTCAAGCTAATGTAAGCCCTCCCTCTCTAGTTATTATCAACGACTTTGGTAAAGCATCTGCTGCAGATCATATGGAGTATGAAACTCTCCTACGGACTGCATCTCCACACTTTGAGATTAAATGGCCGATAGATGAATGTGACCCTATTTCACTAAACTATACTTCTGGCACCACATCGAGACCAAAAGGGGTAATCTACTCTCATCGAGGAGCGTACCTTAATGCCATTGCTACGATCCTTTTGAATGATATTACCACAATGCctgtttatttgtggactgtaCCCATGTTTCACTGTAATGGGTGGTGCCTTCCTTGGGGCATTGCCGTGCAAGGAGGAACAAACATATGCACTAGAAACGTCTCTGCAAAGGTCATTTTCGACAATATAGCCGAACACAAGGTAACTCACATGGGTGGCGCCCCGACCATTTTAAACATGATTATAAACGCCCCAGCTGCTCACCGAAAACCTCTTCCTGGAATAGTCGCTGTGATGACTGGCGGTGCACCCCCGCCACCCCATGTTCTGTTCAAAATGGAGGAGCTAGGTTTTCGTGTAACACACTCCTATGGTCTCACTGAAACCTACGGCCCGGCAACCGTTTGCACATGGAAACCCAAGTGGGACCTCTTGCCTGGAGAGGAGCGCGCAAAGATCAAAGCACGACAGGGCCTTCACCATCTCGGGATCGAGGAGATCGACATTAAAGATCCTACTACGATGAAGAGTGTTCCGTTCGATGGGAAAACAATGGGGGAGGTAATGTTTAGAGGCAACACTGTGATGAGCGGGTACTACAAAGATGAAAATGCAACTAGAGAAGCCCTAGCTGGGGGGTGGTATAGATCAGGGGACCTCGCCGTGAGGCATTCCGATGGTTATATACAACTAAAGGATAGGTCAAAGGATATTATTATCTCCGGCGGGGAGAATATAAGCACGATTGAGGTTGAATCCGTTCTTTTCAATCATCCCGCGGTGCTCGACACGGCGGTTGTGGGGCGGCCCGATGAGTACTGGGGGGAGACGCCGTGCGCTTTCGTGACGCTGAAGGATGGCTCGCATGCTACTGCTGAAGAGATCATTAGGTTTTGCAGGGAGAAGCTGCCGCATTTCATGGCTCCTCGAACAGTAGTGTTCGATGATCTTCCTAAAACTTCGACGGGAAAGACGCAGAAGTTTATCCTCCGGGAGAAGGCGAAGGCCATGGGGAGCCTCTCGAGACCGCGCGGGAGCAAACTTTGA
- the LOC109712454 gene encoding AUGMIN subunit 4, whose amino-acid sequence MAKAAPPPLTPPPEVAHLIEQLERHCLAPDGSLLSRFAYSDLLQAREEMTRERARYLEAMAVYSEAIAMVEEYQQAVAVKNLGGGVKDIQGLYPHLGLNCSPQVYESLEHRLTVAEAAQRLRLPLLSNDGEIHEEEIEKLSTVSRSSFDSTATSVTPSLSSNSTSYINNYTNSAASVLSAVPPSNFDTAELGVGGVPDRFLGITPGYLYQVQQEQPAMTVDMVEYQRSLVREIEARLEAKCDTLADIFAMDDIDSSSLSQISSARLPERVKFIIEAIEKEEALLLDDLSSMDRKFAEHYNVLEQILAVLFKFVKDLKLQHQHQYDELKKTWLCKRCQTMNAKLSVLEHLLLRDTYTKDSVQALHRIRKYLLEATEEASIAYNKAVTRLREYQGVDPHFDTIARQYHEIVKKLEGMQWTIHQVEMDLKRSLDHPTA is encoded by the exons ATGGCcaaggcggcgccgccgccgctcacCCCGCCGCCCGAGGTGGCGCACCTGATCGAGCAGCTCGAGCGCCATTGCCTCGCCCCCGACGGTTCCCTTCTCTCCAGATTCGCCTACTCCGATCTCCTCCAA gcgagggaggagatgacAAGGGAGAGGGCGCGGTACTTGGAAGCCATG GCGGTTTACTCCGAAGCGATCGCGATGGTGGAGGAATACCAACAGGCGGTCGCGGTGAAGAATCTTGGTGGGGGTGTTAAAGATATTCAGGGCCTTTATCCGCATCTTGGGTTGAATTGCTCCCCCCAG GTTTATGAGTCACTTGAGCACCGTTTAACTGTTGCAGAGGCTGCTCAGAGGTTGAGGCTTCCTCTTCTTTCGAATGATGGAGAAATTCATGAAGAAGAGATAGAAAAATTAAGCACAGTGTCAAGGAGCTCTTTTGATAGTACAGCAACAAGTGTCACACCTAGCTTAAGCTCAAATTCAACAAGCTACATTAATAACTATACAAACAGCGCTGCTAGTGTGTTGAGTGCTGTTCCACCTAGTAATTTTGATACAGCTGAACTTGGAGTTGGCGGTGTGCCAGATCGTTTTCTTGGAATAACCCCAGGTTATCTGTATCAAGTGCAACAAGAGCAGCCTGCCATGACTGTG GACATGGTAGAGTATCAGAGATCGCTTGTTAGAGAGATTGAGGCCCGCTTAGAAGCAAAATGTGATACATTAGCTGATATCTTCGCAATGGATGACATTG ATTCCTCTTCTCTAAGTCAGATCTCAAGTGCTCGGCTTCCAGAAAG GGTCAAGTTTATTATTGAGGCAATTGAAAAGGAAGAGGCTCTTTTACTTGACGATCTTTCTTCAATGGACAGGAAATTTGCTGAACACTACAAC GTTCTAGAACAAATTCTTGCGGTGCTTTTTAAATTTGTCAAAGATCTGAAGCTGCAACATCAGCATCAATAT GATGAATTGAAGAAGACCTGGCTTTGTAAACGGTGTCAAACAATGAATGCCAAATTGAG TGTTCTCGAGCACCTTCTTTTGCGTGACACCTACACTAAGGACTCCGTGCAAGCGCTGCATAGGATAAG GAAGTATCTTCTGGAAGCAACAGAAGAAGCATCAATTGCTTACAATAAAGCG GTTACACGTCTACGTGAATATCAAGGTGTGGACCCACATTTCGATACGATTGCCAGGCAGTATCATGAGATTGTAAAA AAACTGGAGGGCATGCAATGGACAATTCACCAGGTTGAAATGGACTTGAAACGCTCCCTTGATCATCCTACCGCCTAG
- the LOC109713163 gene encoding sialyltransferase-like protein 4 isoform X2, protein MRVLQLGLAVALASGVAAILIYISGLSHSYDGSRVSDEDMGALMALQSGFRKCVSANGLGLQAEGGRDYCQVTIRYPSDTVPKWRDPKTGELESLSFDFNLCEAVATWEQVRNSTTILTKEYIDALPNGWEEYAWRRINKGILLNQCKNRTLCMEKLSRVLPETPPYVPRQFGRCAVIGNSGDLLKTELGEEIDGYDVVVRENGAPIQNYTKYVGSKSTFRLLNRGSAKALDKVAELDETRKEVLIVKTTIHDIMNKMIREVPITNPVYLMLGTSFGSSAKGTGVKALEFALSICDTVDMYGFTVDPGYKEWTRYFSESRQGHTPLQGRAYYQMMECLGLIKIHSPMRADPNRKVDWLPSQSILNAARVASEKLLRVGAGKEGPLSSCSIIKKRGKGKTPQRSGLREPAIKHQNYAKGATLYPVERNSGNGMLCMLPTT, encoded by the exons ATGAGGGTTTTGCAACTGGGACTCGCCGTCGCCCTCGCCTCCGGCGTCGCCGCCATCCTCATCTATATCTCCGGCCTCTCCCATTCCT ATGATGGGTCTCGCGTGTCGGATGAGGACATGGGCGCCCTAATGGCGCTCCAGAGCGGTTTCAGGAAGTGCGTG AGTGCTAACGGACTAGGCTTACAAGCAGAGGGCGGCAGGGATTATTGTCAAGTTACAATACGGTATCCAAGTGACACAGTGCCTAAGTGG agaGATCCGAAAACTGGAGAGCTTGAAAGTTTGTCTTTTGATTTCAATCTCTGTGAAGCAGTCGCTACATGGGAACAG GTTCGTAATAGTACCACAATACTGACAAAGGAGTATATAGATGCTCTGCCAAATGGTTGGGAGGAATATGCATGGCGTAGGATAAACAAAGGAATACTCCT CAATCAATGCAAGAACAGAACACTGTGTATGGAAAAGCTTTCGCGTGTTCTTCCTGAAACACCACCATATGTACCGAGGCAGTTTGGTCGATGTGCTGTTATTGGTAATTCTGGAGACCTTCTTAAAACAGAATTGGGGGAAGAAATAGATGGTTATGATGTTGTTGTTAGAGAAAATGGTGCACCCATACAG AATTACACAAAGTATGTTGGTAGTAAGAGTACATTTCGCCTTCTTAATAGAGGATCTGCGAAGGCACTCGATAAAGTTGCTGAATTAGATG AAACAAGAAAGGAAGTGCTGATCGTTAAGACAACTATCCATGATATCATGAATAAGATGATTCGG GAAGTTCCAATAACCAATCCAGTCTATCTCATGCTAGGCACATCGTTTGGTTCTTCTGCTAAGGGAACGGGTGTTAAAGCTCTCGAATTTGCTCTCTCTATTTGTGATACTGTTGATATGTATGGCTTTACGGTGGATCCAGGCTACAAGGAATG GACAAGGTACTTTTCCGAGTCTAGACAGGGGCATACTCCATTACAGGGTAGGGCATATTATCAAATGATGGAATGTCTAGGa CTCATCAAAATCCACTCTCCAATGCGGGCGGATCCTAACCGGAAAGTGGACTGGTTACCAAGTCAGAGCATCCTGAATGCTGCCCGAGTTGCATCTGAGAAATTGCTACG GGTGGGAGCCGGAAAAGAAGGCCCATTGAGCTCTTGCTCGATCATAAAGAAGCGCGGCAAGGGAAAGACTCCTCAAAGGTCCGGCCTCCGAGAGCCTGCTATCAAGCATCAAAATTATGCAAAAGGCGCTACCTTGTACCCTGTTGAACGGAACTCGGGGAATGGGATGCTATGTATGCTCCCAACTACTTGA
- the LOC109713163 gene encoding sialyltransferase-like protein 4 isoform X3 produces the protein MRVLQLGLAVALASGVAAILIYISGLSHSYDGSRVSDEDMGALMALQSGFRKCVSANGLGLQAEGGRDYCQVTIRYPSDTVPKWVRNSTTILTKEYIDALPNGWEEYAWRRINKGILLNQCKNRTLCMEKLSRVLPETPPYVPRQFGRCAVIGNSGDLLKTELGEEIDGYDVVVRENGAPIQNYTKYVGSKSTFRLLNRGSAKALDKVAELDETRKEVLIVKTTIHDIMNKMIREVPITNPVYLMLGTSFGSSAKGTGVKALEFALSICDTVDMYGFTVDPGYKEWTRYFSESRQGHTPLQGRAYYQMMECLGLIKIHSPMRADPNRKVDWLPSQSILNAARVASEKLLRRVGAGKEGPLSSCSIIKKRGKGKTPQRSGLREPAIKHQNYAKGATLYPVERNSGNGMLCMLPTT, from the exons ATGAGGGTTTTGCAACTGGGACTCGCCGTCGCCCTCGCCTCCGGCGTCGCCGCCATCCTCATCTATATCTCCGGCCTCTCCCATTCCT ATGATGGGTCTCGCGTGTCGGATGAGGACATGGGCGCCCTAATGGCGCTCCAGAGCGGTTTCAGGAAGTGCGTG AGTGCTAACGGACTAGGCTTACAAGCAGAGGGCGGCAGGGATTATTGTCAAGTTACAATACGGTATCCAAGTGACACAGTGCCTAAGTGG GTTCGTAATAGTACCACAATACTGACAAAGGAGTATATAGATGCTCTGCCAAATGGTTGGGAGGAATATGCATGGCGTAGGATAAACAAAGGAATACTCCT CAATCAATGCAAGAACAGAACACTGTGTATGGAAAAGCTTTCGCGTGTTCTTCCTGAAACACCACCATATGTACCGAGGCAGTTTGGTCGATGTGCTGTTATTGGTAATTCTGGAGACCTTCTTAAAACAGAATTGGGGGAAGAAATAGATGGTTATGATGTTGTTGTTAGAGAAAATGGTGCACCCATACAG AATTACACAAAGTATGTTGGTAGTAAGAGTACATTTCGCCTTCTTAATAGAGGATCTGCGAAGGCACTCGATAAAGTTGCTGAATTAGATG AAACAAGAAAGGAAGTGCTGATCGTTAAGACAACTATCCATGATATCATGAATAAGATGATTCGG GAAGTTCCAATAACCAATCCAGTCTATCTCATGCTAGGCACATCGTTTGGTTCTTCTGCTAAGGGAACGGGTGTTAAAGCTCTCGAATTTGCTCTCTCTATTTGTGATACTGTTGATATGTATGGCTTTACGGTGGATCCAGGCTACAAGGAATG GACAAGGTACTTTTCCGAGTCTAGACAGGGGCATACTCCATTACAGGGTAGGGCATATTATCAAATGATGGAATGTCTAGGa CTCATCAAAATCCACTCTCCAATGCGGGCGGATCCTAACCGGAAAGTGGACTGGTTACCAAGTCAGAGCATCCTGAATGCTGCCCGAGTTGCATCTGAGAAATTGCTACG GAGGGTGGGAGCCGGAAAAGAAGGCCCATTGAGCTCTTGCTCGATCATAAAGAAGCGCGGCAAGGGAAAGACTCCTCAAAGGTCCGGCCTCCGAGAGCCTGCTATCAAGCATCAAAATTATGCAAAAGGCGCTACCTTGTACCCTGTTGAACGGAACTCGGGGAATGGGATGCTATGTATGCTCCCAACTACTTGA
- the LOC109713163 gene encoding sialyltransferase-like protein 4 isoform X1, producing the protein MRVLQLGLAVALASGVAAILIYISGLSHSYDGSRVSDEDMGALMALQSGFRKCVSANGLGLQAEGGRDYCQVTIRYPSDTVPKWRDPKTGELESLSFDFNLCEAVATWEQVRNSTTILTKEYIDALPNGWEEYAWRRINKGILLNQCKNRTLCMEKLSRVLPETPPYVPRQFGRCAVIGNSGDLLKTELGEEIDGYDVVVRENGAPIQNYTKYVGSKSTFRLLNRGSAKALDKVAELDETRKEVLIVKTTIHDIMNKMIREVPITNPVYLMLGTSFGSSAKGTGVKALEFALSICDTVDMYGFTVDPGYKEWTRYFSESRQGHTPLQGRAYYQMMECLGLIKIHSPMRADPNRKVDWLPSQSILNAARVASEKLLRRVGAGKEGPLSSCSIIKKRGKGKTPQRSGLREPAIKHQNYAKGATLYPVERNSGNGMLCMLPTT; encoded by the exons ATGAGGGTTTTGCAACTGGGACTCGCCGTCGCCCTCGCCTCCGGCGTCGCCGCCATCCTCATCTATATCTCCGGCCTCTCCCATTCCT ATGATGGGTCTCGCGTGTCGGATGAGGACATGGGCGCCCTAATGGCGCTCCAGAGCGGTTTCAGGAAGTGCGTG AGTGCTAACGGACTAGGCTTACAAGCAGAGGGCGGCAGGGATTATTGTCAAGTTACAATACGGTATCCAAGTGACACAGTGCCTAAGTGG agaGATCCGAAAACTGGAGAGCTTGAAAGTTTGTCTTTTGATTTCAATCTCTGTGAAGCAGTCGCTACATGGGAACAG GTTCGTAATAGTACCACAATACTGACAAAGGAGTATATAGATGCTCTGCCAAATGGTTGGGAGGAATATGCATGGCGTAGGATAAACAAAGGAATACTCCT CAATCAATGCAAGAACAGAACACTGTGTATGGAAAAGCTTTCGCGTGTTCTTCCTGAAACACCACCATATGTACCGAGGCAGTTTGGTCGATGTGCTGTTATTGGTAATTCTGGAGACCTTCTTAAAACAGAATTGGGGGAAGAAATAGATGGTTATGATGTTGTTGTTAGAGAAAATGGTGCACCCATACAG AATTACACAAAGTATGTTGGTAGTAAGAGTACATTTCGCCTTCTTAATAGAGGATCTGCGAAGGCACTCGATAAAGTTGCTGAATTAGATG AAACAAGAAAGGAAGTGCTGATCGTTAAGACAACTATCCATGATATCATGAATAAGATGATTCGG GAAGTTCCAATAACCAATCCAGTCTATCTCATGCTAGGCACATCGTTTGGTTCTTCTGCTAAGGGAACGGGTGTTAAAGCTCTCGAATTTGCTCTCTCTATTTGTGATACTGTTGATATGTATGGCTTTACGGTGGATCCAGGCTACAAGGAATG GACAAGGTACTTTTCCGAGTCTAGACAGGGGCATACTCCATTACAGGGTAGGGCATATTATCAAATGATGGAATGTCTAGGa CTCATCAAAATCCACTCTCCAATGCGGGCGGATCCTAACCGGAAAGTGGACTGGTTACCAAGTCAGAGCATCCTGAATGCTGCCCGAGTTGCATCTGAGAAATTGCTACG GAGGGTGGGAGCCGGAAAAGAAGGCCCATTGAGCTCTTGCTCGATCATAAAGAAGCGCGGCAAGGGAAAGACTCCTCAAAGGTCCGGCCTCCGAGAGCCTGCTATCAAGCATCAAAATTATGCAAAAGGCGCTACCTTGTACCCTGTTGAACGGAACTCGGGGAATGGGATGCTATGTATGCTCCCAACTACTTGA
- the LOC109713163 gene encoding sialyltransferase-like protein 4 isoform X4, protein MMHYITYFSRPLCCFPISQWLTSFADALGSLFSLLLRDPKTGELESLSFDFNLCEAVATWEQVRNSTTILTKEYIDALPNGWEEYAWRRINKGILLNQCKNRTLCMEKLSRVLPETPPYVPRQFGRCAVIGNSGDLLKTELGEEIDGYDVVVRENGAPIQNYTKYVGSKSTFRLLNRGSAKALDKVAELDETRKEVLIVKTTIHDIMNKMIREVPITNPVYLMLGTSFGSSAKGTGVKALEFALSICDTVDMYGFTVDPGYKEWTRYFSESRQGHTPLQGRAYYQMMECLGLIKIHSPMRADPNRKVDWLPSQSILNAARVASEKLLRRVGAGKEGPLSSCSIIKKRGKGKTPQRSGLREPAIKHQNYAKGATLYPVERNSGNGMLCMLPTT, encoded by the exons ATGATGCATTATATTACCTACTTTTCTCGACCCTTATGTTGTTTTCCTATCAGTCAGTGGTTAACTTCATTTGCAGATGCATTAGGATCCCTCTTTTCGCTTCTTTTA agaGATCCGAAAACTGGAGAGCTTGAAAGTTTGTCTTTTGATTTCAATCTCTGTGAAGCAGTCGCTACATGGGAACAG GTTCGTAATAGTACCACAATACTGACAAAGGAGTATATAGATGCTCTGCCAAATGGTTGGGAGGAATATGCATGGCGTAGGATAAACAAAGGAATACTCCT CAATCAATGCAAGAACAGAACACTGTGTATGGAAAAGCTTTCGCGTGTTCTTCCTGAAACACCACCATATGTACCGAGGCAGTTTGGTCGATGTGCTGTTATTGGTAATTCTGGAGACCTTCTTAAAACAGAATTGGGGGAAGAAATAGATGGTTATGATGTTGTTGTTAGAGAAAATGGTGCACCCATACAG AATTACACAAAGTATGTTGGTAGTAAGAGTACATTTCGCCTTCTTAATAGAGGATCTGCGAAGGCACTCGATAAAGTTGCTGAATTAGATG AAACAAGAAAGGAAGTGCTGATCGTTAAGACAACTATCCATGATATCATGAATAAGATGATTCGG GAAGTTCCAATAACCAATCCAGTCTATCTCATGCTAGGCACATCGTTTGGTTCTTCTGCTAAGGGAACGGGTGTTAAAGCTCTCGAATTTGCTCTCTCTATTTGTGATACTGTTGATATGTATGGCTTTACGGTGGATCCAGGCTACAAGGAATG GACAAGGTACTTTTCCGAGTCTAGACAGGGGCATACTCCATTACAGGGTAGGGCATATTATCAAATGATGGAATGTCTAGGa CTCATCAAAATCCACTCTCCAATGCGGGCGGATCCTAACCGGAAAGTGGACTGGTTACCAAGTCAGAGCATCCTGAATGCTGCCCGAGTTGCATCTGAGAAATTGCTACG GAGGGTGGGAGCCGGAAAAGAAGGCCCATTGAGCTCTTGCTCGATCATAAAGAAGCGCGGCAAGGGAAAGACTCCTCAAAGGTCCGGCCTCCGAGAGCCTGCTATCAAGCATCAAAATTATGCAAAAGGCGCTACCTTGTACCCTGTTGAACGGAACTCGGGGAATGGGATGCTATGTATGCTCCCAACTACTTGA
- the LOC109712850 gene encoding BTB/POZ domain-containing protein At2g30600 isoform X2 yields MGIEKHKKSLTVAPFECAWHEELRFREAGRGCVAFEASAQNDVTLVFREHVGSQHYHYKMDNSPHYTVIFGSHRNRRLKIEVDGKTVVDVVGIGLCCSSAFQSYWISIYDGLISIGKGKFPFHNLVFQWLDSNPNCNVQYVGLSSWDKHVGYRNINVLPFYPDQNVLLSCLDCKGYDGDVEGDEGIDGFEKWGLPNFLESWDLADMVFVVGPERRAVPAHKVILGASGDFNFDSLDGNVIQLPLISYPLLHAFLEYIYTGRTQIVEWQLTSLQDLSLQFNVSPLIKQCEEIIDRFKMNKKLFDSGKKVEIGNNDSKVRQFGLLPFEVPVDVRKLRHCLATAEHSDIDIHVEGHGLTAKSHKVILSLWSIPFAKMFTNGMIESSSSEIYLRDVSAEAFSIMLEFMYSGELVMDFKEMNSLLLDLLLLSDQFAVTSLQRECCKRILECLSEDTVCPILRAISSIPSCKLLEETCKRNFSMHFDYCTTASTEFVLLDEATFKDILQHADMTVTSEERVLDAIIAWCMQASEICGWTTVDELLNSLTPEQLFGKRLPSVDILLPLVRFPLMPSHLLERLENSRLSNRIPVFSQLVKEAIQYSGTGLPNSAIGQSVRFHHRRSSYKELQYIRDGDNNGVVYYAGTSYGEHEWVNPVLAKNISGHIFCWTAYGKWPDLFMVDD; encoded by the exons ATGGGAATCGAGAAGCACAAGAAATCGCTTACCGTCGCGCCATTCGAGTGCGCGTGGCATGAGGAACTGCGGTTCCGAGAAGCCGGCCGCGGCTGCGTTGCATTTGAGGCCTCGGCGCAAAACGATGTCACCTTAGTGTTCAGAGAGCATGTAGGGAGCCAACACTACCACTACAAGATGGACAATAGCCCCCACTACACTGTAATCTTTGGTAGTCATCGAAATCGTAGGTTAAAGATCGAAGTAGATGGGAAAACCGTAGTAGATGTTGTTGGCATCGGCCTCTGTTGCTCTTCAGCATTTCAGAGTTATTGGATCAGTATTTATGATGGTTTAATCAGTATTGGAAAGGGGAAGTTCCCATTTCATAATCTTGTTTTTCAGTGGCTTGATTCGAATCCCAATTGCAATGTTCAGTATGTGGGGCTAAGTAGCTGGGATAAGCATGTAGGGTATAGAAATATCAACGTTTTGCCATTTTATCCGGATCAAAATGTGCTTCTGAGCTGTTTAGATTGCAAGGGGTATGACGGTGATGTAGAGGGAGATGAGGGGATTGACGGTTTCGAGAAGTGGGGGCTTCCGAATTTTCTGGAGAGTTGGGATCTCGCTGATATGGTGTTTGTTGTTGGTCCTGAGAGGAGGGCTGTTCCTGCCCACAAAGTTATTTTGGGTGCGTCAGGAGACTTTAATTTTGATTCACTTGATGGAAATGTAATTCAGCTTCCTTTGATCTCATATCCTCTTCTTCATGCGTTCTTggagtatatatatactggTCGGACGCAG ATTGTTGAATGGCAACTTACCTCTCTCCAAGACTTGAGCTTACAATTCAATGTTTCACCTCTAATTAAGCAGTGCGAAGAAATAATCGATCGGTTTAAGATGAACAAGAAATTGTTCGACTCTGGTAAGAAAGTGGAAATAGGAAATAATGACTCCAAAGTTCGGCAATTTGGTTTACTTCCATTTGAAGTACCAGTTGATGTGCGAAAGCTTAGGCATTGCCTTGCGACTGCTGAACATAGTGACATAGACATACATGTTGAGGGGCATGGTCTTACTGCTAAATCACACAAAGTCATTCTTAGCCTGTGGAGCATACCATTTGCTAAG ATGTTCACAAATGGAATGATTGAAAGCAGTTCATCAGAGATATATTTAAGGGATGTATCAGCTGAAGCCTTTTCCATCATGCTTGAATTTATGTACAGTGGGGAACTTGTGATGGATTTCAAGGAAATGAATTCTTTGTTGCTTGATTTACTTCTTCTGTCCGATCAGTTTGCTGTCACTAGTCTTCAGAGAGAATGCTGTAAAAGGATATTGGAATGTTTGTCAGAG GATACAGTGTGTCCCATTTTACGAGCAATTTCATCAATCCCATCTTGTAAACTACTTGAAGAAACGTGCAAGAGGAACTTCTCGATGCACTTTGATTATTGCACAACTGCAAGCACCGAGTTTGTGTTGCTAGATGAGGCAACATTTAAGGACATTCTTCAG CATGCCGATATGACTGTAACATCAGAAGAAAGGGTTCTGGACGCAATTATAGCGTGGTGTATGCAAGCTAGTGAAATCTGTGGTTGGACTACCGTAGACGAGCTGTTGAATTCTTTAACACCTGAGCAGCTTTTTGGGAAGAGGCTTCCTTCAGTTGATATTCTGTTGCCTTTAGTGCGGTTCCCATTAATGCCATCTCATTTGCTTGAGAGG CTGGAGAATAGCAGGCTTAGCAACCGCATCCCTGTATTTAGTCAGTTG GTGAAGGAGGCTATTCAATATTCTGGCACAGGATTGCCGAATTCAGCAATTGGTCAGAG TGTAAGGTTTCACCATAGACGGTCAAGCTATAAAGAGCTCCAATACATACGTGATGGTGATAATAATGGAGTTGTATACTATGCTGGAACTTCCTATGGAGAACATGAATGGGTGAATCCTGTTTTAGCTAAG AACATTTCAG GCCACATTTTTTGCTGGACCGCGTATGGAAAATGGCCAGATTTGTTCATGGTGGATGATTGA